In the genome of Desertifilum tharense IPPAS B-1220, one region contains:
- a CDS encoding alpha-amylase family protein — protein MRLNRVYLRWFVLPLTLCLLFLVSLYQIESRRSQALFWGGVGEKAAQIAQNPASPRTVSVHLFEWKWTDIAQECETFLGPKGYAGIQVSPPTEHRLVENFPWYQRYQPVSYKLESRSGTRAEFAEMVARCRAVGVDIYVDAVINHMTGVLPPGETEVGNAGSPFGHFEYPLYQFDDFNHCNRNPDNEIRNWNDRWEVQHCKLLNLADLKTSDPTVRQKIATYLNDLTGLGVAGFRIDAAKHIPATDLQAILSQVRGNPLVYQEVIASPGEPIQSAEYFPTGLVTEFQYSRDLARVFRDEKLAYLREFGSSWGMIPSDKAVVFTNNHDNQRGHGDAAPVLTFKDGKLHELATIFMLAWPYGYPQIMSSYAFETDSQGPPSDSLGNTRRIYGRSGMANCGREWICEHRHRAIANMVGFRNSTHPTPQVRNWWSNENNQIAFSVGDRGFVAINREDVPLRRRFQTGLPAGTYCNAIAGELTADRRNCTGDRAIVDAQGYAEISVPPMSAVAIHGGEQVQS, from the coding sequence ATGCGCTTAAATCGTGTTTACCTGCGTTGGTTCGTTCTACCCTTAACGCTTTGTTTGCTATTTCTAGTTAGCCTTTATCAAATTGAGTCTAGAAGGTCGCAAGCCCTTTTCTGGGGGGGAGTTGGGGAGAAGGCGGCCCAAATCGCTCAAAATCCTGCTTCCCCGCGTACGGTTTCTGTACATCTGTTTGAGTGGAAGTGGACGGATATTGCTCAAGAATGCGAAACCTTTTTAGGGCCAAAAGGCTATGCAGGGATTCAGGTTTCGCCGCCTACCGAGCATCGTTTAGTGGAGAATTTCCCCTGGTACCAACGCTATCAACCCGTGAGCTATAAACTCGAAAGCCGCAGCGGAACGCGGGCTGAGTTTGCAGAGATGGTGGCTCGCTGTCGGGCGGTTGGGGTGGATATTTATGTCGATGCGGTGATTAATCACATGACGGGGGTGTTACCGCCAGGGGAGACGGAGGTGGGAAATGCGGGTTCTCCCTTTGGACATTTTGAGTATCCCTTATACCAGTTTGATGATTTTAATCATTGCAACCGCAACCCAGATAATGAGATCCGCAATTGGAATGACCGTTGGGAGGTGCAGCACTGCAAACTCCTGAATTTGGCGGATTTAAAGACTAGCGATCCGACGGTTCGCCAGAAAATTGCCACCTATCTCAACGATCTTACGGGGTTAGGGGTGGCGGGTTTTCGGATTGATGCTGCTAAACATATCCCCGCAACCGATTTACAGGCGATCTTAAGCCAAGTTCGGGGCAATCCTCTGGTTTACCAAGAGGTGATTGCTTCCCCAGGGGAACCCATTCAATCGGCGGAGTATTTCCCGACGGGGTTAGTGACAGAATTTCAATATAGCCGCGATCTGGCTCGCGTGTTTCGAGATGAAAAGCTGGCGTATTTGCGGGAATTTGGCAGCAGTTGGGGGATGATTCCGAGTGACAAAGCGGTGGTGTTTACCAATAACCACGATAATCAGCGCGGTCATGGAGATGCGGCCCCGGTGCTAACGTTCAAGGATGGTAAGCTGCATGAGTTGGCGACGATTTTTATGCTCGCTTGGCCCTACGGCTATCCTCAAATCATGTCCAGTTATGCCTTTGAAACCGATTCCCAAGGGCCGCCATCGGATAGTTTGGGGAATACGCGGCGCATTTATGGCAGAAGTGGGATGGCCAATTGCGGACGGGAGTGGATTTGCGAACATCGTCACAGAGCGATCGCTAATATGGTCGGCTTTCGCAACTCTACGCATCCTACCCCCCAAGTCCGCAACTGGTGGAGTAATGAGAATAATCAGATTGCGTTTAGTGTGGGCGATCGCGGTTTTGTGGCCATTAACCGTGAAGATGTGCCATTGCGCCGCCGCTTTCAAACGGGTTTACCCGCCGGAACCTATTGTAATGCGATCGCCGGAGAACTGACGGCCGATCGTCGCAA
- a CDS encoding ferrochelatase has product MVATPEKQEYTNHVHTGSDRVAVLLMGYGEVESYEDFANYNEQALNLLTAKFAPVPTWIYPPLAKLLAIFDLHEWSHQHGQFISPHNAIFERQRAGIEQHLQERWGDRIQVFKAFNFCAPFLPEQVLEEIKAQGFDKILIYPLLVVDSIFTSGIAVEQVNNALTHLADGAEHWVKGQRYIPSFYNEPAYINLLAQRVEEKIINDLAVAHLPSQTGIVLMNHGCPHKAKGFTSGITESQILYDLVREKLIYKYPLVSVGWLNHDTPLIEWTQPDAKLAAENLIQLGATSIVFMPIGFATENHETLLDVEHIIEALRRKRPDVTYVQMECVNDDPEFLKMAAAWADPQIEALLSEQALSVNPQLATVQAASHHHHHHHDHHHDHHHHHHH; this is encoded by the coding sequence GTGGTTGCCACTCCAGAAAAACAGGAATACACCAATCATGTCCATACAGGTAGCGATCGCGTTGCCGTTCTGCTTATGGGTTATGGAGAAGTCGAAAGCTACGAAGACTTTGCCAACTATAACGAACAAGCCTTAAACTTATTAACCGCCAAGTTTGCCCCAGTGCCGACTTGGATTTATCCGCCTTTGGCGAAACTGCTGGCAATTTTTGACTTGCACGAATGGAGTCATCAGCACGGACAGTTTATCTCGCCGCATAATGCGATATTTGAGAGACAGCGGGCAGGCATCGAGCAACACTTGCAAGAACGCTGGGGCGATCGCATTCAGGTCTTTAAAGCCTTTAACTTCTGCGCGCCTTTCCTCCCGGAACAAGTCTTAGAGGAAATTAAAGCCCAAGGATTCGACAAAATCTTAATTTATCCTCTACTGGTGGTTGATTCCATCTTCACCAGCGGAATTGCCGTCGAACAAGTCAACAACGCCCTAACGCACTTAGCAGACGGTGCCGAACATTGGGTCAAAGGACAGCGCTACATTCCCTCGTTCTATAACGAACCCGCTTATATTAATCTACTGGCACAACGGGTTGAAGAAAAGATTATCAACGATCTCGCCGTTGCCCATCTGCCCTCACAAACCGGGATCGTGTTAATGAATCACGGTTGTCCCCACAAAGCCAAGGGATTTACCTCTGGGATTACTGAAAGCCAGATCCTATACGATTTAGTCCGCGAAAAGCTGATTTACAAATATCCCTTAGTTTCCGTGGGCTGGCTCAACCACGATACGCCCTTAATTGAGTGGACGCAACCCGACGCCAAGTTAGCGGCTGAAAACCTGATTCAGTTAGGGGCAACCTCCATTGTATTTATGCCGATTGGCTTTGCTACAGAAAACCACGAAACGCTGTTAGATGTTGAGCATATTATTGAAGCGTTGCGTCGCAAGCGTCCAGATGTGACTTACGTCCAGATGGAATGCGTGAACGACGATCCGGAATTTCTGAAAATGGCCGCAGCCTGGGCAGATCCGCAAATTGAAGCCCTCTTATCGGAACAAGCGTTAAGCGTGAATCCTCAACTGGCGACGGTGCAAGCGGCTAGCCATCACCATCATCATCACCACGATCATCACCACGATCATCATCATCACCACCACCACTAA
- a CDS encoding SulP family inorganic anion transporter: MATKLINKIELWNLRGDLFGGLTAAIVALPLALAFGVSSGAGAIAGLYGAIFVGFFAALFGGTPAQVSGPTGPMTVVTTTVLATLVSRHPDTGLAMAFTVVMLGGAFQILFGLLHLGQYITLMPYTVISGFMSGIGVIIIVLQLPPLLGHSGSGGVVGILQQLPTYLNQPNLVALFLGLLTLIVVFTAPPKLNRVFPSPLLALVVGTLISVVLFGDTDIDRIGAIPTGLPRLKIPTFDLGELQEMFRYGLMLGSLGAIDSLLTSLVADSISRTQHDSDKELIGQGIGNCLAGLFGGLPGAGATMRTVVNVQAGGKTPLSGMTHALVLLLVVLWAGPLTAAIPQAVLAGLLLKVGIDIIDWGFIKRAHRLSFKGTGLMYLVLFLTVFVDLITAVVVGVFIANLLTIKRLTDVQSDRVRAITDSVDGANLTPAEQEILAQAGGDILLFQLGGPLSFGAAKVISQRMTIVKQYQALVLDLTEVPTIGVTAALAIETMVKDSLKRQRQVWIVVKPGQVQQRLERLQLQEFAQKQALRSPSSLPQLYQVENRFQALQSACERCSLQNTTAEEFSSPD, from the coding sequence GTGGCAACTAAACTTATTAACAAAATCGAATTGTGGAACCTGCGGGGCGATCTTTTTGGCGGGTTAACCGCTGCAATTGTCGCCTTACCGCTCGCCTTAGCATTCGGGGTGAGTTCGGGAGCAGGCGCGATCGCGGGGCTGTATGGAGCGATCTTTGTCGGCTTCTTTGCGGCCCTGTTTGGCGGAACCCCAGCCCAGGTTTCAGGCCCCACCGGCCCAATGACGGTGGTTACGACAACTGTATTAGCCACGCTAGTCTCTCGTCACCCCGATACCGGATTAGCAATGGCCTTTACCGTCGTTATGTTGGGCGGGGCGTTTCAAATTCTGTTTGGGCTGCTGCACCTCGGACAATACATTACCCTGATGCCCTACACCGTCATTTCTGGCTTTATGTCAGGAATCGGCGTCATTATTATCGTGCTGCAATTACCGCCTCTATTGGGTCATAGCGGGTCAGGAGGGGTGGTAGGAATCTTGCAACAACTCCCGACTTATTTGAACCAGCCGAACCTGGTGGCCCTGTTCCTAGGGCTGCTGACGCTGATCGTGGTATTTACGGCTCCCCCGAAGCTAAATCGCGTTTTTCCCTCTCCCCTGTTGGCGTTGGTGGTGGGAACGCTTATTTCTGTGGTGCTGTTTGGCGATACGGATATTGACCGGATTGGGGCAATTCCCACGGGGCTACCGAGGTTAAAAATCCCGACGTTTGACTTGGGCGAACTCCAGGAAATGTTTCGCTACGGGCTAATGCTGGGTTCCTTGGGGGCGATTGACTCGCTGTTGACTTCGCTGGTGGCTGATAGTATTTCTCGCACGCAGCATGACTCGGATAAGGAGTTAATTGGGCAAGGGATTGGCAACTGTTTGGCCGGGTTATTTGGCGGCTTACCTGGTGCTGGCGCAACCATGCGGACGGTGGTAAACGTTCAAGCAGGCGGTAAAACGCCTTTATCGGGGATGACTCACGCCCTGGTGTTGCTGCTGGTGGTCCTCTGGGCGGGGCCGCTGACGGCTGCCATTCCCCAGGCGGTGCTGGCGGGGCTGTTGCTGAAGGTGGGGATTGATATTATCGATTGGGGATTTATTAAACGCGCCCATCGCCTCTCGTTCAAGGGAACGGGGTTGATGTATTTGGTGCTGTTCCTTACCGTGTTTGTGGATTTGATTACGGCGGTGGTGGTGGGGGTGTTTATTGCCAACCTGTTGACGATTAAGCGCTTGACGGATGTGCAAAGCGATCGCGTTCGGGCGATTACCGATTCGGTGGATGGGGCGAACCTAACCCCCGCCGAACAGGAAATATTAGCCCAGGCGGGGGGCGATATCTTACTGTTTCAGTTAGGGGGACCGTTGAGTTTTGGTGCGGCTAAAGTTATTTCGCAACGGATGACGATTGTTAAACAATATCAAGCCTTAGTCCTAGATTTAACTGAGGTTCCCACAATTGGCGTTACAGCCGCTTTAGCGATTGAGACGATGGTGAAAGATTCCCTGAAGCGACAGCGTCAGGTGTGGATTGTGGTTAAACCCGGACAGGTGCAGCAACGTTTAGAAAGACTTCAGCTACAGGAATTTGCCCAAAAGCAGGCATTGCGATCGCCTTCTAGTTTGCCCCAACTCTACCAAGTAGAAAACCGCTTTCAAGCTTTGCAATCGGCTTGCGAGCGGTGTTCTCTGCAAAATACCACGGCTGAGGAGTTCAGCAGCCCTGACTAG